Proteins from a genomic interval of Tautonia rosea:
- a CDS encoding PEP-CTERM sorting domain-containing protein, producing MRTERAFLIIFVMLGVANRAQAELLSPSVSVAGRTQNEWAEAWWNWTLSFPEASNPVTDTTGAFANLGDQGKVFFLAGHFGGAGPVTRRATVRRNQYLFLPLANGVTTVLDSSYGPSYDEMRQDVIEFVGEGSGFYAELDGTSLAGGRDLNDWLQLSPDVFTLEFPPGGIFTGGDYTGPIDSVQRGWWLMLAPLEVGTYTLRFGGMATPTGIYSDFDPNVQDVTYILTVVPEPSSLALSASALGLAGVVALMRGRRPVSV from the coding sequence ATGAGAACAGAACGCGCATTCCTCATCATCTTCGTAATGCTCGGCGTCGCGAACCGGGCGCAGGCCGAGCTCCTCTCGCCCTCGGTGTCAGTCGCTGGCCGAACCCAGAACGAGTGGGCCGAGGCCTGGTGGAACTGGACGTTGAGCTTTCCCGAGGCCTCAAATCCGGTGACAGACACAACCGGGGCCTTCGCGAACCTCGGAGACCAGGGCAAGGTCTTCTTCCTCGCGGGGCATTTCGGCGGAGCGGGGCCGGTCACTCGCAGGGCCACCGTCCGAAGGAATCAATACCTCTTCTTGCCTCTCGCCAACGGCGTGACCACCGTGCTCGATTCGAGCTATGGCCCATCGTACGACGAGATGCGACAGGACGTAATCGAGTTCGTCGGCGAGGGCTCCGGCTTCTATGCCGAGCTCGACGGAACGAGCCTGGCCGGAGGTCGCGATCTGAATGACTGGCTCCAACTCTCTCCCGACGTCTTCACACTGGAATTCCCCCCAGGCGGGATCTTCACCGGCGGCGACTACACCGGGCCGATCGATTCGGTCCAGCGGGGATGGTGGCTGATGCTCGCGCCGCTGGAAGTCGGCACCTACACCCTGCGATTCGGCGGAATGGCCACACCGACCGGTATCTACAGCGACTTCGATCCGAACGTGCAGGACGTGACCTACATCCTCACGGTGGTCCCTGAGCCCTCGAGCCTTGCCCTCTCGGCATCGGCCCTCGGGCTGGCGGGCGTCGTTGCCCTCATGCGGGGGCGAAGGCCGGTCTCAGTCTGA
- the tadA gene encoding tRNA adenosine(34) deaminase TadA: MQRALAMAREAERFGEVPVGAVITHGDRIIAEAFNLRETLSDPTAHAERLALSMAGKSLGTWRLDGCKLYVTLEPCSMCAGSIVLARISTVFYGVSDPKAGACESLFRLTTDRRLNHQTDVRPGLLAGECAELLSHFFQTLRKRSQRS, encoded by the coding sequence ATGCAGCGTGCCCTTGCGATGGCCCGCGAAGCGGAACGGTTCGGTGAAGTCCCAGTCGGTGCCGTCATCACACACGGTGATCGAATCATTGCGGAAGCCTTTAATCTTCGGGAGACATTGTCTGATCCCACAGCTCACGCCGAACGTCTTGCTCTGTCGATGGCAGGAAAGTCACTGGGGACATGGCGTCTCGATGGCTGCAAGCTTTACGTGACGCTTGAACCCTGTTCGATGTGTGCGGGATCAATTGTTCTTGCTCGAATCTCCACCGTGTTTTATGGTGTGTCTGATCCCAAAGCGGGAGCCTGCGAATCGCTTTTCCGACTCACCACCGACCGAAGACTGAATCATCAGACTGACGTTCGACCTGGACTTCTTGCTGGCGAGTGTGCTGAACTGCTCTCCCATTTTTTTCAAACACTTCGAAAGCGATCTCAGCGTTCGTAA
- a CDS encoding HNH endonuclease, whose translation MHKDGGSADTPRTARFASFAPTFEAALRVPEFRRAASRVLIRSSFTPPEQVALGILVGEPEPTDGEDGTSIEVARKSDSCRARGNGPSARFRIDVVAAYNYTCALTGCRLTTVTAGSLVDAAHIRQFARLGSDKIGYGLALSKDAHWAFDSGLWSLTDDCRVIVVVGCFVEECPDVRPLGANHGQQNQLPAGRTLWPNLVNLAWHRRHKLQND comes from the coding sequence TTGCATAAGGACGGCGGGTCGGCGGACACTCCCCGAACGGCACGCTTCGCCTCGTTTGCCCCGACCTTCGAGGCCGCCCTCCGCGTCCCGGAATTCCGCCGGGCGGCGAGTCGAGTCCTGATCCGTTCCTCCTTCACGCCCCCGGAGCAAGTGGCCCTCGGGATCCTGGTCGGCGAGCCGGAGCCGACCGATGGGGAGGATGGGACATCAATCGAGGTGGCTCGAAAGTCGGATTCTTGTCGGGCGAGGGGGAACGGGCCCTCGGCTCGGTTCCGGATCGATGTGGTCGCGGCCTACAACTACACCTGTGCCCTGACGGGCTGCCGCCTGACGACAGTCACGGCCGGGAGCCTGGTCGATGCGGCCCACATCCGCCAGTTCGCCCGCTTGGGGAGCGACAAGATCGGCTACGGCCTGGCCCTGAGCAAGGACGCGCACTGGGCGTTCGACAGCGGCCTCTGGTCGCTGACCGACGACTGCCGTGTGATCGTCGTCGTGGGTTGCTTCGTCGAGGAGTGCCCGGACGTTCGCCCGCTCGGCGCGAATCACGGTCAGCAGAACCAGTTGCCGGCAGGGCGGACCCTGTGGCCGAATCTCGTCAATCTCGCATGGCATCGGCGACACAAGCTTCAAAATGATTAA